A genomic window from Salvia hispanica cultivar TCC Black 2014 chromosome 5, UniMelb_Shisp_WGS_1.0, whole genome shotgun sequence includes:
- the LOC125188397 gene encoding 1,4-dihydroxy-2-naphthoyl-CoA thioesterase 1-like, with protein sequence MNQPPNTGKNSLALPPSETESLDAPLHMIGFKFDELSAKKVSGCVLITPQCCQPFKVLHGGISALIAEALASIGAHIASGFTRVAGIHLSINHLKSAQEGDLVVAEATPVNVGKSIQVWEVRLSKRDPSNSEIQTLLASSRITLLCNMSVPESARDAAKKLKKYAKL encoded by the exons ATGAACCAACCACCGAATACTGGAAAGAATTCTCTGGCTCTACCACCATCAGAGACTGAGAGTTTGGATGCCCCACTTCACATgattggatttaaatttgatgaattatcTGCTAAGAAAGTTTCAGGCTGCGTCCTGATTACCCCGCAGTGCTGTCAG CCATTCAAAGTTTTGCACGGAGGGATCTCAGCTTTGATAGCCGAGGCTTTGGCAAGCATAGGAGCTCATATTGCTTCAGGTTTTACAAGGGTAGCTGGTATACACCTAAGTATCAATCATCTAAAAAGCGCACAAGAAGGTGATTTAGTAGTTGCTGAGGCTACACCAGTAAATGTTGGCAAATCCATTCAG GTCTGGGAAGTTCGCCTCTCAAAACGCGATCCTTCCAACTCTGAGATTCAAACGCTTCTTGCATCCTCAAGAATCACCCTTCTTTGCAACATGTCCGTGCCAGAATCTGCCAGGGATGCTGCTAAAAAGCTAAAAAAATATGCTAAATTGTGA
- the LOC125191092 gene encoding transcription factor IIIA-like: MVDEGVKSRDPIFRDIRRYYCEYCGICRSKKTLIAAHIQSQHAEELKEKELNEETDNGEKLNKCEECGLNFSKPAHLKQHMQSHSLERPFICSVDDCDSSYRRKDHLNRHMLQHQGKLFECPVESCKRTFTLQGNMTRHVKDYHYESAPTDTEQPKGSDSAKSDEYEESQEKLLECPVKDCKRTFKSEGHMAWHVKEFHGESACADVNHPMEHVCAEPHCGKVFRYASKLCKHEDSHVMLDSSEAYCAEPGCMKYFSNERCLKEHIQLCHQYVMCDECGTKQLKKNIKRHMRMHKSELSSTERINCSVEGCSLTFSTTSNLNKHMKAVHLELKPFACGMPGCNKRFAFKHVRDNHEKSGCHVYTPGGDFEAFDEQFRSRPRGGRKRNYPVIETLMRKRIIPPSESDLDRNDGGDSPSCQFSN; this comes from the exons ATGGTGGACGAAGGAGTTAAATCACGGGATCCGATTTTCAGAGACATCCGTCGATACTATTGTGAGTACTGCGGGATTTGTAGATCCAAAAAAACCCTAATCGCTGCTCACATCCAATCTCAACACGCG GAGGAATTAAAGGAGAAGGAGCTGAATGAAGAAACTGATAACGGAGAGAAATTAAACAAGTGTGAAGAATGCGGTTTGAATTTCTCAAAACCTGCTCATCTTAAGCAGCATATGCAAAGCCATTCGCTCGAG AGGCCATTCATATGTTCGGTGGATGACTGCGACTCTAGTTACAGAAGGAAGGACCACTTGAACAGACACATGCTTCAACATCAAGGGAAATTGTTTGAGTGCCCGGTTGAGAGCTGTAAACGGACGTTTACTCTACAGGGTAATATGACACGTCATGTGAAAGACTACCATTATGAATCTGCTCCTACAGACACTGAGCAACCTAAGGGATCTGACTCTGCAAAGTCTGATGAATATGAGGAGTCTCAAGAGAAATTGCTTGAATGTCCTGTTAAGGACTGTAAGCGGACTTTTAAATCTGAGGGTCACATGGCATGGCATGTGAAAGAGTTCCATGGCGAATCTGCTTGTGCTGATGTCAATCATCCTATGGAACATGTGTGTGCAGAGCCTCATTGTGGAAAAGTGTTTAGATATGCCTCCAAATTGTGTAAACACGAGGACTCTCATG TCATGTTGGATTCTTCGGAGGCTTACTGTGCTGAACCAGGCTGTATGAAATATTTCTCAAATGAGAGGTGCCTCAAGGAGCACATACAGTTGTGCCATCAATACGTTATGTGTGATGAATGTGGCACGAAACAGCTGAAGAAAAACATTAAACGTCACATGCGCATGCATAAATCAGAACTAAGTTCTACAGAAAGGATAAACTGTAGTGTCGAAGGATGCTCACTAACATTTTCGACT aCATCAAATCTCAACAAGCATATGAAGGCCGTACACTTGGAACTTAAACCATTTGCTTGCGGCATGCCTGGCTGTAACAAGAGATTTGCATTTAAACACGTGAGAGACAATCATGAAAAATCAGGGTGCCACGTCTATACTCCA GGGGGTGATTTTGAGGCATTTGATGAGCAATTCCGCTCGAGGCCAAGAGGTGGCCGAAAGAGGAATTATCCAGTTATTGAGACACTGATGCGGAAGAGGATCATTCCACCCAGTGAATCAGACCTTGATAGGAACGACGGAGGCGATTCCCCATCATGTCAATTCTCAAATTAA
- the LOC125189425 gene encoding protein SEMI-ROLLED LEAF 2-like → MTVVSGVISRQVLPACDNLCFFCPALRTRSRQPVKRYKHLISDIFPRSQDEEVNERKIGKLCDYASKNPLRIPKIADSLEQKFYKELRNENYRFVKIVMLIYRKLLLSCKDQIRTVLPLSMYTIYVAQHPGEPMLLLVHLKHQPPTIFVSRASKVLLTEKCSSRPHRNTSDIPGLSTHRCGGTHPTCPPRLHRPTA, encoded by the exons ATGACTGTTGTTTCCGGGGTTATCTCAAGGCAAGTGTTGCCAGCTTGTGACAACCTTTGCTTCTTCTGCCCCGCATTGCGTACGAGGTCCAGGCAGCCGGTCAAGAGGTACAAGCACTTGATATCGGATATTTTCCCCCGCTCTCAG GATGAAGAAGTGAATGAGAGGAAGATTGGGAAATTATGTGACTATGCTTCAAAAAATCCTTTACGCATTCCCAAG ATAGCAGACTCCCTCGAACAGAAATTCTACAAGGAATTAAGGAATGAAAACTACCGATTTGTGAAGATTGTTATGCTGATCTACCGGAAGTTATTGTTATCTTGCAAGGACCAAAT tcggacagttcttccactctcaATGTATACAATCTATGTTGCCCAACATCCCGgagaacccatgcttctcctcGTGCATCTCAAGCATCAACCCCCGACAATCTTCGtgagtagggcttcgaaggtactgctCACTGAAAAATGTTCATCACGCCCTCACAGAAATACTTCAGACATTCCAGGGCtgtcgactcaccgatgtggaggtactcatcccacatgtccgCCGCGCCTCcataggccaactgcctga